The proteins below come from a single Salinilacihabitans rarus genomic window:
- a CDS encoding ABC transporter permease translates to MSLRRLVLRRIVAGVVAIWAVLSLVFAMFTMTRDYRLGSLLASASRGPDYDPEAVAEVREQYLAERGLDRPLHEQYVDWMTNMFTLQWGESYHTGAEAFPTVMRATLRTASYVIPALGLALLAGLLVGVAVATTDRTIGDRTTRGATYLTFGLPNFWIGVMVVAAIGTVFLRYEPAFSIRRDPPTIESYQLPFAYEYVLPTLLVTSTLLAGMVSYSRAYSLQYVSTDRAKQIRAKGGGRLAVARHVLRNAAIPLVSLAFAETLALLAIAVFVLEALFGIDGLGLLFYNAVWTRDLPVLMGGTMVIVATGVVGNVLQDLAYSVLDPRVDTGAR, encoded by the coding sequence GTGAGCCTCCGGCGACTCGTCCTCCGGCGGATCGTCGCCGGGGTGGTCGCCATCTGGGCCGTGCTCTCGCTGGTGTTCGCTATGTTCACGATGACCCGCGACTACCGCCTCGGGTCGCTCCTCGCCAGCGCGAGCCGCGGGCCGGACTACGACCCCGAGGCGGTCGCCGAGGTGCGCGAGCAGTACCTCGCCGAGCGCGGGCTGGACCGGCCCCTCCACGAGCAGTACGTCGACTGGATGACCAACATGTTCACGCTGCAGTGGGGCGAGTCGTACCACACCGGCGCCGAGGCGTTCCCCACGGTGATGCGGGCGACGCTCCGGACGGCGTCGTACGTGATTCCGGCGCTCGGGCTGGCGCTGCTCGCCGGCCTGCTCGTCGGCGTCGCCGTCGCGACGACCGACCGGACCATCGGCGACCGGACGACCCGCGGCGCGACGTACCTGACGTTCGGGCTGCCGAACTTCTGGATCGGCGTGATGGTCGTCGCCGCGATCGGCACCGTGTTCCTCCGGTACGAGCCGGCGTTCAGCATCCGCCGGGACCCGCCGACGATCGAGAGCTACCAGTTGCCGTTCGCCTACGAGTACGTCCTCCCGACGCTGCTCGTGACGTCGACGCTGCTGGCCGGGATGGTCAGCTACTCGCGGGCGTACTCGCTGCAGTACGTCTCGACCGACCGCGCAAAGCAGATCCGGGCGAAAGGCGGCGGCCGCCTCGCGGTCGCCCGGCACGTCCTGCGGAACGCGGCGATCCCGCTGGTCTCGCTCGCGTTCGCCGAGACGCTGGCGCTGCTCGCCATCGCGGTCTTCGTCCTGGAGGCGCTGTTCGGCATCGACGGCCTCGGGCTGTTGTTCTACAACGCGGTGTGGACGCGCGACCTCCCCGTGTTGATGGGCGGGACGATGGTGATCGTCGCGACCGGCGTCGTGGGGAACGTCCTGCAGGATCTGGCGTACTCGGTGCTGGACCCGCGCGTGGACACCGGGGCGAGGTAG